A window of Haloarcula marismortui ATCC 43049 genomic DNA:
GCGGCCACGCTCAAAGACGTAGGTGCTGACCTCCCGCTCGTGACGGCCGGCGTGGGCGAGTCGTGGCTCATGGTCCCGGTCAACTACTTCGAGCATCTGAGCGGGCTGACCATGGACGTAGCTGCCGTCGACTCGCTCTGTGACCGCGTGGACGCGGCCGGCGTATATCCGTTCACGTTCGATACCGTCGGTGCCGACGCGACGCGCCGGTCGACGTTCCACGGCCGAGCCTTCCGAGTGGGGAGTCGGGCAGAAGAGCCGGTAACAGCAACGGCGTCGGGGGCCTGCGCGGCGTTCGTTCGTCGCTACGGGGCGCTCGATGACACTATCGAACAGATCATCGCCGAGGGTGGGCACTTCCGCGACCGGCCCGGGACGGTGTCAGTTGATACCGACGGGACCGAGGTGTGGGTCGGCGGGCGCGCCGTCACTGCACTGGACGGTACAGTGACCGTCCCTGCTGTCGACGACGACGACATCATCGAGGCGTGACCGCACAACAGCACCGGCGGCGTGACTGCCTAATTCACTCGAAATCGAGTGAAGAGCGGTTTTTCACTGATGGCAACCGGAACTTCCTTAATTGTCGTTGAAGATGGTACGAATGAGTCCATGCCAACACTGTGGCTCGACGAAATCGGTGCCGACGACCTGGCGCGGGTCGGCGGCAAGGCGGCGTCTCTCGGAGAACTGACCGGAGCGGGCCTGCCCGTTCCGTCGGCGTTCGTCGTTACCGCCGACACGTATCGGTCGTTCATCGAAGCAACTGGAATCGACGAGCCGCTGTTCGAGGCCGTCGATGTCGACAGCGATGACTCGCAGGCGCTGGCCGAGGCGGCCGAACGCGCCCAGGAGTTGATCCTGGAAACGGACACCCCGCCGTCAGTCCGCGAGGACCTGCTGGCCGCCTACGACGAGATGGGCGACGAGGACGTTGCGGTGCGGTCCTCAGCGACCGCCGAGGACCTCCCGGACGCCTCCTTCGCCGGCCAACAGGACACGTACCTGAACGTCTCGCGTACGGACCTCCTGCAGCGGGTCAAGGAGTGCTGGGCGTCACTGTTCACCCAGCGGGCTATCTACTACCGCAACGAGAACGACTTCGCGCATGACGCCGTGGATATCGCTGTCGTCGTCCAGCAGATGGTCGACGCGGAGAAATCCGGCGTCATGTTCACCAGCCATCCCTCGACCGGTGGCCCGACAGCCATCATCGAGGCCGCGTGGGGGCTGGGTGAAGCGGTCGTCTCCGGCGCAGTCTCGCCCGATAACTACATTATCGACCGCGAGACGGAGACCATCGACGAGGTGACCGTCGCCGACAAGAAGGTGATGTGCGTTCGGGGTGAAGACGGAGAGACCATCGAACGCTCCGTCCCCGAGGAGAAGCGCAACGAGCGTGTCCTCTCCGACGAGGAGATTCACCGACTTCTGGAGGTCGGCGAACGCGTCGAGGAGCACTACGACACGCCACAGGACGTGGAGTGGGCGGTCTACGAGGACGAGGTGTATCTGCTCCAGTCCCGCCCGATTACGACTATCGACGACCCCGAAGGAAGCGCCGGCTCGGCCAACGAAGCCGAGAGTCAGCCGCCGGGAGCCAAATCGGGTGTCGCCGACGGCGGGGCGATGGAGAGCCAGTCCGAGGCGGTTCGGCTCTCCGGAATCGGCTCCGCACCGGGCCGGGTCACCGGCGTCGTCCGCATCGTCGACAAACTCGACAATCTCGATAAGGTCGAGGACGGCGACATCATCGTCGCCGAAATGACCACCCCGGATATGGTACCAGCGATGAAACGCGCAAACGGCATCATCACCGACGAGGGTGGGATGACCAGTCACGCCGCCATCGTCTCCCGGGAACTCGGCGTCCCGGCTGTTGTCGGAGCCGAGGACGCGACACAGAAGCTCCGGGACGGTGAGACGATAACGTTGGACGGCGACAAGGGCACAGTCGAGAAAGGGGCCAATGTCCCCGAGACGACTGAGGAAGACAAGGACGCCGGGCCAGTCGAGACACACTCGGCGGTGAAGCCGATGACCGGAACGGAGGTCAAGGTCAACGTCTCCATCCCGGAAGCCGCCGAGCGGGCCGCCGCAACGGGGGCCGACGGCGTCGGCCTGCTGCGCATCGAGCACATGATTCTCTCGACGGACAAGACGCCCTCGCGCTATGTCGAAGACCACGGCGAGCGCGCGTACGTCGACGAAATTGTCGAGGGCGTCCGCTCGGTGGCCGAGGCGTTCTACCCGCGCCCGGTCCGCGTCCGCACACTCGATGCTCCCTCCGACGAGTTCCGCCAGCTGCAGGGTGGCGAAGACGAGCCCAGCGAGCACAACCCGATGCTGGGCTACCGTGGCATCCGGCGGTCGCTCGACCGCCCCGGCGAGTTCAAGCTCGAACTCCGCGCGTTCGAGCGCCTGTACGACCTGGGCTATGACAACGTCGAGCTGATGCTCCCGCTTGTCACCGACGCCGAGGACATCCTGCGGGCGAAGGCGCTGATGCAGGAGGTCGGCATCGACCCCGAGAAGCGCGACTGGGGTGTCATGGTCGAGACGCCGGCGAGCGCGCTGTCCATCGAGGGCATCTGCGAAGCCGGCATCGACTTCGTCTCCTTCGGGACGAACGACCTCACCCAGTACACGCTGGCCGTCGACCGCAACAACGGGAACGTCGCCGACCGCTTCGACGAACTCCACCCGGCCGTTCTCGAACTCATGCGCCAGGTCATCGGGACCTGCCGCGAGCACGACGTCGCCACGAGTATCTGCGGGCAGGCCGCCTCGAAGCCACAGATGGTGGACTTCCTCGTCGACGAAGGAGTCACCTCCATCTCGCCGAACATCGACGCCGTGCGTGACGTGCAACACGAGGTCAAGCGCGTCGAACAGCGGCTGCTGCTGGAATCGGTCCGCTGAGACCGCGGCCGATTGACGTAGCCAGCAGGCTTTTTTGCGCTGTTCGCCTCGTTGCGGTATGGCACCCGAATCGACACCGGAAGCCAAGAGTATCAGCTC
This region includes:
- a CDS encoding PhzF family phenazine biosynthesis protein, which translates into the protein MDTRQALLVDAFAAEPTTGTPTGVVPEADGLTDDQMQAVASELGATETAFVLPAEDADRRLRCFSPTKELAQAETAAVAAHAALYERGEIDDSEWTVATARGDVAVETKQNGMVWVEQGRADITEVDIPYSDVADALGLNAATLKDVGADLPLVTAGVGESWLMVPVNYFEHLSGLTMDVAAVDSLCDRVDAAGVYPFTFDTVGADATRRSTFHGRAFRVGSRAEEPVTATASGACAAFVRRYGALDDTIEQIIAEGGHFRDRPGTVSVDTDGTEVWVGGRAVTALDGTVTVPAVDDDDIIEA
- the ppsA gene encoding phosphoenolpyruvate synthase; translated protein: MPTLWLDEIGADDLARVGGKAASLGELTGAGLPVPSAFVVTADTYRSFIEATGIDEPLFEAVDVDSDDSQALAEAAERAQELILETDTPPSVREDLLAAYDEMGDEDVAVRSSATAEDLPDASFAGQQDTYLNVSRTDLLQRVKECWASLFTQRAIYYRNENDFAHDAVDIAVVVQQMVDAEKSGVMFTSHPSTGGPTAIIEAAWGLGEAVVSGAVSPDNYIIDRETETIDEVTVADKKVMCVRGEDGETIERSVPEEKRNERVLSDEEIHRLLEVGERVEEHYDTPQDVEWAVYEDEVYLLQSRPITTIDDPEGSAGSANEAESQPPGAKSGVADGGAMESQSEAVRLSGIGSAPGRVTGVVRIVDKLDNLDKVEDGDIIVAEMTTPDMVPAMKRANGIITDEGGMTSHAAIVSRELGVPAVVGAEDATQKLRDGETITLDGDKGTVEKGANVPETTEEDKDAGPVETHSAVKPMTGTEVKVNVSIPEAAERAAATGADGVGLLRIEHMILSTDKTPSRYVEDHGERAYVDEIVEGVRSVAEAFYPRPVRVRTLDAPSDEFRQLQGGEDEPSEHNPMLGYRGIRRSLDRPGEFKLELRAFERLYDLGYDNVELMLPLVTDAEDILRAKALMQEVGIDPEKRDWGVMVETPASALSIEGICEAGIDFVSFGTNDLTQYTLAVDRNNGNVADRFDELHPAVLELMRQVIGTCREHDVATSICGQAASKPQMVDFLVDEGVTSISPNIDAVRDVQHEVKRVEQRLLLESVR